A section of the Roseivirga sp. BDSF3-8 genome encodes:
- a CDS encoding DUF6585 family protein has product MFTLGLGILLLWKESMNDEKAASGEMVQFLPGIGMLVFGLLVAVYYLKTLRKIKLTDSGIHLSGILSSSFIAWNEIQETYLSGKQGESFLWITMPFEAITVVLKNDEPVILLKNYYRNNEELCQAINHINQQKKQQVRPNLTGFKPSRLSLPGYVNPAGLTSYKGNHFFTFNWLFVYACLTASFFILFLDIPIVSKLIMTGMVLLLCVLLSIQLYYFEADKDFLIVKNHIWPFHQRAFRLSDITELVIESPHQRSHTLRIITSDFKNRVYGAGSLRNKTWRQFIVDMEKQGIRVRNEAIFF; this is encoded by the coding sequence TTGTTCACCTTAGGACTCGGCATACTTCTTCTATGGAAAGAAAGTATGAATGATGAAAAAGCCGCCTCCGGTGAAATGGTGCAGTTCCTACCCGGCATCGGCATGCTGGTATTTGGCCTTTTGGTAGCCGTTTATTACCTGAAGACACTCAGGAAAATCAAGCTGACCGATAGCGGAATTCACCTTTCAGGCATTCTATCATCTTCTTTTATTGCATGGAACGAGATTCAGGAAACATATCTTTCAGGCAAGCAGGGAGAGAGTTTTTTGTGGATTACGATGCCTTTTGAGGCCATCACTGTAGTTCTGAAAAATGATGAGCCGGTTATCCTACTAAAGAATTACTACCGGAATAATGAGGAATTATGCCAGGCCATAAACCATATCAACCAACAGAAAAAACAGCAGGTCAGGCCGAACCTGACAGGTTTTAAGCCGAGCCGGCTGTCTCTTCCCGGTTATGTAAACCCTGCAGGCCTTACCTCATATAAGGGCAATCACTTTTTTACCTTCAATTGGTTATTCGTGTATGCTTGTCTTACAGCCTCTTTTTTTATTCTGTTTTTAGATATTCCCATCGTAAGCAAATTAATAATGACAGGGATGGTCCTGCTGTTGTGTGTTTTACTTTCTATACAACTTTATTATTTCGAAGCTGATAAAGATTTCCTGATCGTCAAAAACCATATCTGGCCTTTTCATCAACGTGCTTTCCGGCTTTCAGACATTACAGAGCTCGTTATCGAATCTCCCCATCAGAGGTCTCATACACTACGGATTATTACTTCTGATTTCAAAAACAGAGTCTATGGTGCCGGCAGCCTAAGAAACAAAACGTGGAGGCAATTTATTGTGGATATGGAAAAACAAGGCATAAGGGTGCGAAATGAAGCCATCTTTTTTTAA
- a CDS encoding RES family NAD+ phosphorylase, whose protein sequence is MELFRISAEKFSHQLSASGASNRWNKRGEFVIYTGGSRSLSTLELVVHRNAVRPDIPYRLMIISVPDADTYLKTLPTTDLPANWRKFEAYSRLQEIGSRWYASRESLILKVPSAIIPSEHNYIINTKHEAFEEHVKLVRTEKYFWDDRLL, encoded by the coding sequence ATGGAGTTATTCCGGATTTCAGCCGAAAAATTTTCCCACCAGCTTTCTGCCTCCGGGGCATCCAACCGGTGGAACAAAAGAGGCGAATTCGTGATCTATACGGGGGGCTCCAGGTCCCTGTCAACATTAGAATTAGTCGTGCATCGCAATGCCGTAAGGCCCGACATTCCATACAGGCTCATGATCATCTCGGTGCCCGATGCCGATACCTACCTCAAAACATTACCCACAACCGACCTGCCAGCCAACTGGCGAAAATTTGAAGCTTACTCACGCCTGCAGGAAATCGGCAGCCGCTGGTATGCCTCCCGCGAGTCGCTGATCCTGAAAGTGCCCTCGGCTATCATCCCTTCGGAGCACAACTATATCATTAACACCAAGCACGAAGCTTTTGAAGAACACGTCAAACTGGTCAGGACCGAAAAGTATTTCTGGGATGACAGGTTGCTGTAG
- a CDS encoding antitoxin Xre/MbcA/ParS toxin-binding domain-containing protein: MTELEAVHRQILRRIPKRINDMDVLLYLQKNTVNYEYVQTLKRTTRFNDELLSGWLNVNIKTFRTYKKADQEINISTREHVLMLLSLTQHGIAVFGSIEKFQEWLDKENFYFNNQAPKAYLNTVTGIRFVDGRLTAMEYGDNV, translated from the coding sequence ATGACCGAGTTAGAAGCTGTTCATCGCCAGATTCTCAGGAGAATACCGAAGAGGATAAACGATATGGACGTACTGCTGTATCTGCAAAAGAATACAGTGAACTACGAGTACGTCCAGACGCTGAAACGAACCACCCGCTTCAACGATGAATTGCTCTCCGGCTGGCTCAACGTGAATATTAAAACCTTTCGTACTTACAAAAAGGCCGACCAGGAAATAAATATCAGCACCAGGGAGCACGTACTAATGCTCCTTTCCCTGACCCAGCATGGCATAGCCGTATTCGGCTCCATTGAGAAATTCCAGGAGTGGCTGGACAAAGAAAACTTTTACTTTAATAACCAGGCGCCGAAGGCTTACCTGAATACGGTCACCGGCATCCGCTTCGTAGACGGCAGGCTCACCGCTATGGAGTACGGCGACAACGTGTAA
- a CDS encoding 3-oxoacyl-ACP synthase III family protein, translating into MYIDAMASYVPQEVVPNAYFEQVAGLTNDWIVERTGIRERRKAGEGENTNTMGVKAVETGLDLISFSPDKIDLIVGATYTPHDTIVTLAHAIQHRLDIHDVPSFSVSSACSSLVNAVEIVEGYFAMNKATHAVVVVSDHNTAYSNDEDPKSGPLWGDGAAALFITKEKHHDRAIRITDVLTGGAATRGKATQAITLRPLAGFDMPFGKDVFIHACQYMPSATNDLLKRNGKTVEDIRFLIPHQANLRITKNVMETLKLPEEKALGNIQIRGNTGCAGCGIVLDENKDRYQPGDLIVITVFGGGYSYGAMLLEV; encoded by the coding sequence ATGTATATAGACGCTATGGCCAGTTACGTGCCCCAGGAAGTAGTGCCCAACGCATACTTCGAGCAGGTGGCAGGCCTTACGAATGACTGGATCGTAGAACGGACCGGTATAAGAGAAAGACGCAAAGCCGGTGAGGGCGAAAACACGAACACAATGGGGGTAAAGGCTGTGGAGACAGGCCTGGACCTTATAAGCTTTTCACCTGACAAGATCGACCTTATTGTAGGAGCTACCTACACCCCTCATGACACCATTGTGACCCTGGCCCACGCCATACAGCACCGCCTGGATATACACGACGTGCCTTCATTTTCGGTATCCTCTGCCTGCAGCTCCCTGGTAAACGCAGTAGAAATAGTGGAAGGGTACTTTGCCATGAACAAAGCCACCCATGCCGTGGTAGTGGTGAGCGACCACAATACTGCCTACAGCAATGACGAGGACCCTAAATCCGGCCCGCTCTGGGGAGACGGGGCAGCCGCCCTCTTTATCACAAAAGAAAAACATCACGACCGCGCCATCAGGATCACCGACGTGCTTACCGGTGGTGCCGCTACCCGTGGCAAGGCCACCCAGGCCATTACCCTCCGTCCTCTCGCCGGCTTTGATATGCCCTTTGGCAAAGATGTGTTCATTCATGCCTGCCAGTACATGCCTTCAGCCACCAATGACCTGCTGAAAAGGAATGGCAAAACAGTGGAAGACATCCGCTTTCTGATTCCGCACCAGGCTAACCTGCGTATCACAAAAAACGTAATGGAAACCCTGAAACTACCCGAAGAAAAGGCGCTGGGCAACATTCAGATACGCGGCAACACAGGCTGCGCAGGCTGTGGTATTGTATTAGATGAAAACAAAGACCGCTACCAGCCCGGCGATCTCATCGTGATCACAGTATTTGGTGGTGGCTATTCCTATGGCGCCATGTTGCTTGAGGTATAG
- a CDS encoding 3-phosphoshikimate 1-carboxyvinyltransferase gives MSVLLKKSPALTDTSISLPSSKSESNRALVIKAYSHSTISLSNLSPARDTRTMLRLLDEDPDVYDVLDAGTTMRFLTAFCAVMGKKKLLTGTDRMKERPIGLLADALRHLGADISYEGQKGYPPLRTNGFDRDSLVHEVSIRGDVSSQFISALLMAGPVLPVGLTLKLTDKIGSRPYIDMTLALMNRFGATAMWESNDVVRVLPTGYSGGSYEIESDWSGASYWYSLMAIARNGRLLLKGLRDVSMQGDREIANIMEKLGVHSSFTNEGVVLTPGPEPDPKQALEIDFTGCPDLAQTVAVTCTALGIKCTMNGVESLRIKETDRIKALQQEIEKTGESRLYAISDTTCVLQPGEVRLPEKPLFINTYDDHRMAMAFAPLSVLMPLEIEDPAVTAKSYPDFWKDFESAGISLTFNQ, from the coding sequence ATGTCTGTCTTATTGAAAAAGAGCCCTGCGCTTACCGATACATCCATCTCCCTGCCTTCATCCAAGAGCGAAAGCAATCGCGCATTGGTCATTAAAGCCTACAGCCACAGCACTATAAGCCTGAGCAATCTGAGCCCGGCCCGGGACACCCGCACCATGCTGCGCCTGCTGGACGAGGACCCTGACGTATACGATGTGCTGGATGCAGGTACCACCATGCGCTTTCTTACCGCCTTCTGTGCGGTGATGGGGAAAAAGAAATTGCTCACCGGCACAGACCGGATGAAGGAAAGACCCATTGGCTTGCTGGCAGATGCCCTGCGGCACCTCGGGGCAGATATCAGTTATGAGGGACAGAAGGGTTATCCGCCCCTTCGTACCAATGGATTTGACCGTGACAGCCTGGTACATGAAGTCAGCATCCGTGGCGATGTAAGCAGCCAGTTTATCTCCGCCTTGCTCATGGCCGGCCCCGTGCTACCCGTAGGCCTTACGCTTAAGCTTACGGACAAGATAGGCAGCCGGCCCTATATAGATATGACGCTGGCCCTGATGAACCGCTTCGGTGCCACCGCCATGTGGGAGTCTAATGATGTAGTGCGCGTCTTACCTACTGGATACAGCGGTGGCTCATACGAAATAGAGTCTGACTGGTCAGGCGCCAGCTACTGGTATAGCCTGATGGCCATAGCGCGTAATGGCCGCCTCCTGCTCAAAGGACTCCGTGATGTGTCTATGCAGGGCGACCGGGAGATAGCCAATATCATGGAAAAACTTGGGGTACACTCTTCTTTTACCAATGAGGGAGTCGTTCTTACCCCCGGCCCTGAGCCAGATCCTAAGCAGGCGCTGGAAATAGACTTTACCGGCTGCCCCGACCTGGCACAGACAGTAGCCGTAACCTGTACGGCACTGGGCATTAAATGCACCATGAATGGGGTGGAAAGCCTGCGCATTAAAGAGACAGACCGGATCAAAGCCCTGCAGCAGGAAATAGAAAAGACCGGCGAGAGCCGCCTCTACGCCATAAGCGATACCACCTGCGTGCTGCAGCCAGGTGAGGTACGCCTACCGGAAAAACCTCTTTTCATAAACACCTATGATGATCACCGCATGGCCATGGCCTTTGCCCCCCTGTCGGTACTCATGCCCCTGGAAATAGAAGATCCGGCCGTGACGGCCAAATCATATCCTGATTTTTGGAAGGATTTTGAATCTGCAGGCATCTCTCTGACGTTCAACCAATAG
- a CDS encoding YtxH domain-containing protein translates to MDNTEKTLIAFLAGAAAGALTGLLLAPDSGEKTRKKLGKNIDTWKDELETTWDKTALKISDLTDSVLEDLDGYSKKVADNIKN, encoded by the coding sequence ATGGATAATACCGAAAAAACTTTGATAGCATTTTTAGCAGGTGCAGCTGCAGGCGCATTAACCGGTCTGTTACTGGCCCCTGATTCGGGAGAAAAAACCCGTAAAAAGCTAGGTAAAAATATAGACACGTGGAAAGATGAACTCGAGACCACGTGGGATAAAACTGCATTGAAAATCAGTGATCTGACTGATTCTGTCCTTGAAGATCTGGACGGATACAGCAAGAAGGTAGCTGATAATATTAAGAACTAA
- the aroB gene encoding 3-dehydroquinate synthase: protein MTIQNVQIEKDLDSLSAHIATMDFTSLAVLVDENTEAHCYPWVKRYLPEHTLIRITSGEKNKTLDTCQKIWQAMTDAKMDRRGLMLNLGGGVIGDMGGFCAATYKRGINFINVPTTLLAQVDASVGGKLGIDFGALKNHIGIFRIPDRVLIYPVLLQTLPERELRSGFAEVLKHGLIADAAYWERSRNLSLASADWTEVVAASVKIKKEVVENDPTEKGLRKILNFGHTVGHAVESYFLDTENHLLHGEAIAIGMVAEAYLSASRCGLQPEECDMIRDTMLSVYGHAPIGTEHFDAITALTVQDKKNEGGNVLAALLNGIGKARYDVQISAEEVRKSLIYYNEGK, encoded by the coding sequence ATGACCATCCAAAACGTACAGATAGAAAAGGACCTGGACAGCCTGTCCGCACATATTGCCACCATGGACTTTACCTCTTTGGCTGTACTCGTAGATGAAAATACGGAAGCCCACTGCTACCCTTGGGTAAAGCGCTACCTGCCAGAACACACCCTGATCCGGATCACCAGCGGAGAAAAAAATAAAACGCTGGACACCTGCCAGAAAATATGGCAGGCAATGACCGACGCAAAAATGGACCGTCGCGGCCTGATGCTGAACCTGGGCGGTGGCGTGATCGGTGACATGGGCGGCTTCTGTGCGGCTACCTATAAGCGCGGCATCAACTTCATCAATGTGCCCACTACCCTGCTGGCCCAGGTAGATGCAAGTGTAGGGGGCAAGCTGGGGATAGACTTCGGGGCACTGAAAAACCACATCGGCATATTTCGTATTCCCGACCGGGTACTTATCTATCCGGTCCTTCTACAGACGCTACCCGAACGCGAACTGAGATCGGGCTTTGCCGAAGTGCTCAAACATGGCCTTATAGCAGATGCAGCCTACTGGGAAAGGTCTCGAAACCTGAGTCTGGCCAGTGCGGACTGGACAGAAGTGGTAGCCGCTTCGGTAAAGATAAAAAAGGAGGTGGTGGAGAATGACCCCACCGAAAAGGGCCTGCGCAAGATCCTGAACTTCGGCCATACAGTGGGCCATGCTGTGGAAAGCTATTTTCTGGATACCGAAAACCATCTGCTACACGGTGAGGCCATTGCCATTGGTATGGTGGCAGAAGCCTACCTATCGGCCAGCCGGTGCGGCCTGCAGCCTGAAGAATGCGACATGATTCGTGATACCATGCTATCCGTATATGGCCACGCACCCATAGGCACCGAACACTTCGATGCCATTACGGCACTTACTGTGCAGGATAAAAAGAATGAAGGGGGAAATGTGCTTGCAGCGCTGCTTAATGGAATAGGAAAAGCACGCTACGATGTACAGATCAGTGCAGAGGAAGTGAGAAAATCCCTGATCTATTACAATGAAGGGAAATAA
- a CDS encoding chorismate mutase encodes MTENSSSMPKIADWWPKTSDKNAPWEANPWVVAGPCSAETEEQLRETATAVYHKGIRTIRAGVWKPRTRPDSFEGIGEEALVWLSDLKKDLDIRTATEVATPEHVELALKHGVDILWIGARSTVNPFTVQAIAEALRGVDKPVLVKNPINPDLTLWIGALERLIRCGATKLGAIHRGFSSFQKTRFRNVPMWKIPIELKRLWPELPLMADPSHIGGDRSMIADISQVALDLNYDGLMIETHRDPDHAWSDAKQQVTPDALQEILQGLKVRKPAAEDAGFTSLLEELREQIDHADQEILEAMARRMSLVQRIGEYKKTNNVAVLQIERWKEIFHSRQEWAEALHLNKDFVAEFYRMMHQESIRRQTNLMTDDETSGENTD; translated from the coding sequence ATGACAGAAAATTCTAGCAGCATGCCGAAAATTGCTGATTGGTGGCCGAAAACGTCGGATAAAAACGCCCCGTGGGAAGCTAATCCGTGGGTAGTAGCCGGCCCCTGCAGCGCAGAAACTGAAGAGCAACTGAGGGAAACTGCCACGGCCGTTTATCATAAAGGCATACGCACCATTCGCGCCGGTGTGTGGAAGCCCCGCACCCGTCCGGATAGCTTTGAAGGGATTGGTGAAGAGGCCCTGGTGTGGCTTTCGGATCTCAAAAAAGACCTGGACATACGCACCGCCACCGAAGTAGCCACCCCGGAGCACGTGGAGCTGGCACTCAAGCATGGCGTGGACATTCTATGGATAGGCGCACGCTCTACCGTGAACCCATTTACCGTACAAGCCATAGCCGAAGCCCTCAGAGGCGTGGACAAGCCGGTGCTAGTCAAAAACCCCATCAATCCCGACCTCACCCTGTGGATAGGCGCCCTGGAGCGCCTCATACGCTGTGGCGCAACCAAGCTGGGGGCAATACACCGCGGCTTTAGCTCCTTCCAGAAGACACGCTTCCGCAACGTACCCATGTGGAAGATCCCCATAGAACTGAAACGGCTGTGGCCCGAGCTACCCCTCATGGCCGATCCAAGCCACATAGGCGGTGACCGCAGCATGATAGCCGATATATCGCAGGTGGCACTGGACCTGAACTATGACGGCCTTATGATCGAAACGCACCGCGACCCTGATCACGCCTGGAGCGATGCCAAGCAACAGGTAACACCCGACGCGCTGCAGGAAATACTTCAGGGACTGAAGGTGCGAAAGCCAGCCGCGGAAGATGCAGGCTTTACCAGTCTCCTGGAAGAACTGAGAGAACAGATAGACCACGCCGACCAGGAAATACTGGAGGCCATGGCGCGGCGTATGAGCCTGGTACAGCGTATAGGTGAGTATAAAAAAACCAATAACGTAGCCGTATTGCAGATAGAGCGCTGGAAGGAAATATTCCACAGCCGCCAGGAGTGGGCCGAGGCGCTGCACCTGAACAAAGACTTTGTGGCGGAATTTTACCGGATGATGCACCAGGAATCCATCCGCCGCCAGACCAACCTGATGACGGACGACGAGACGTCCGGCGAAAATACTGACTGA
- a CDS encoding proline dehydrogenase family protein, giving the protein MNNASVVKVGQKMLKLAFKVGLPVRGIVRSTLFDLFCGGETIADSEATIKQLAKYEIGTILDYSVEGEKSQKGFDKTKDEIIKTIVRSEGDARIPYCVFKVSGLADSALLTRYQKNKQLSEKDKAAMDRVWQRVDEICRTAHEKKVRLFIDGEESWFQHTIDEITYEMMRRYNRERCIVYNTFQMYRHDMLGLLKEAHTDAKSEGYYLGVKLVRGAYMEKERDRAEEEGYTDPIQPTKADTDQDFDAALAYCLEHNDTVRLCSGSHNDSSNYLLMKLMNDYGMRPDDDRVWFAQLYGMSDNISFNLAKGGYNVAKYVPYGPVKAVMPYLMRRADENTSIAGQSSREFMLIRKEIKRRKGDEQGKLVTMGVEVEEQPAVSDPLRTA; this is encoded by the coding sequence ATGAACAACGCATCGGTAGTAAAGGTAGGCCAAAAAATGCTAAAGTTGGCTTTCAAAGTGGGGCTTCCGGTAAGGGGCATCGTGAGAAGCACCCTTTTTGACTTGTTTTGTGGTGGAGAAACCATTGCAGATAGTGAAGCCACCATTAAGCAACTTGCCAAATATGAGATCGGCACCATACTCGACTACTCAGTCGAAGGTGAGAAATCTCAAAAGGGCTTTGATAAGACTAAAGACGAGATTATAAAAACAATCGTGCGCTCCGAAGGAGACGCACGCATACCTTACTGTGTATTTAAAGTGAGCGGCCTGGCCGACTCTGCCCTGCTTACACGCTATCAGAAGAATAAGCAGCTTAGCGAAAAGGATAAAGCCGCTATGGACAGGGTATGGCAGCGCGTGGATGAGATCTGCCGTACGGCCCATGAGAAAAAGGTCCGCTTATTTATAGATGGTGAGGAAAGCTGGTTTCAGCATACGATAGACGAGATCACCTATGAGATGATGAGGCGCTACAACCGTGAGCGCTGCATCGTATATAATACTTTCCAGATGTACCGGCACGATATGCTGGGCCTGCTTAAAGAGGCTCATACCGATGCCAAAAGTGAGGGCTATTACCTTGGTGTAAAGCTGGTGCGTGGTGCCTATATGGAAAAGGAGCGTGACCGCGCTGAGGAGGAAGGGTATACTGACCCTATTCAGCCTACTAAGGCAGATACTGATCAGGATTTTGACGCAGCCCTGGCTTATTGCCTTGAGCACAATGATACGGTAAGGCTGTGTTCCGGCTCTCATAATGACAGCAGCAATTACCTGCTTATGAAGCTGATGAATGACTATGGCATGCGGCCGGATGATGACCGTGTGTGGTTTGCCCAGCTTTATGGCATGAGCGACAATATTAGCTTCAACCTGGCAAAGGGTGGCTATAATGTGGCCAAGTATGTGCCCTACGGCCCTGTGAAAGCGGTGATGCCCTACCTGATGAGGCGTGCGGACGAAAATACCAGTATTGCGGGTCAGTCCAGCCGCGAGTTTATGCTTATCAGGAAAGAAATAAAGAGGAGAAAAGGCGATGAACAGGGTAAGCTGGTGACTATGGGCGTAGAGGTAGAAGAGCAGCCTGCTGTTTCCGATCCTCTTAGGACGGCATAA
- a CDS encoding HAD family hydrolase yields the protein MSEPVRMAVFDLNSTVYSLSSKEIFFKFVCFRRNYKLINIFHLGMFKALGKFRMVSHTEFKENFFNYLNKLPPKKVYEFAADFWRIEYPKHFNKNLLKRIDELRSQGVAIVFATGALEVYAAPLFDNHLKVDAWVGTRAEYENGTYKVQGKACKQEEKTRRIREHYHERDIHIVEAYSDDVEHMFQLAEVSYLVNDGEIERYEG from the coding sequence ATGAGTGAACCGGTTAGAATGGCTGTGTTCGACCTGAACAGCACCGTCTACAGCCTTTCTTCTAAAGAAATCTTCTTCAAGTTTGTGTGCTTCAGAAGGAACTACAAACTGATCAATATTTTTCACCTGGGGATGTTCAAAGCCCTCGGAAAGTTCAGAATGGTTTCTCATACAGAATTCAAAGAGAACTTCTTTAACTACCTGAATAAACTGCCTCCAAAAAAGGTATACGAGTTTGCCGCTGACTTCTGGCGGATAGAATACCCCAAGCACTTCAACAAGAACCTGCTGAAACGTATAGACGAACTTCGCAGCCAGGGGGTGGCCATCGTGTTTGCCACCGGCGCCCTGGAGGTGTATGCCGCTCCCTTGTTTGATAACCACCTCAAGGTAGACGCCTGGGTAGGCACACGCGCCGAATACGAAAACGGAACCTATAAAGTGCAGGGCAAGGCCTGCAAGCAGGAAGAAAAGACCCGCCGCATCCGTGAACACTACCATGAGCGCGACATCCATATAGTAGAGGCCTACTCAGACGACGTCGAGCACATGTTTCAGTTAGCAGAGGTGTCTTATCTGGTGAATGACGGAGAGATAGAGCGGTACGAAGGCTAG
- a CDS encoding peroxiredoxin-like family protein, which produces MRDKNQSTGRVLPDTKAPQLTLPLLGGGTLDLHEEASGAKNFLVVLFYRGLHCPICKKQLLDMQAHEDKFKEAGINVVAISMDEEARARKSRADWGLQDLKMAHSLPEEVARKWGLYISTAVKDGEPEVFSEPGMFILRPDGTVFGLTIQSMPFTRPGGEEVLKSLSWVAENGYPARGVA; this is translated from the coding sequence ATGAGGGATAAAAACCAATCTACGGGAAGAGTATTACCAGATACGAAAGCACCACAACTGACCCTGCCCCTGCTGGGTGGCGGTACGCTGGATTTGCATGAGGAGGCCTCCGGGGCTAAAAATTTCCTGGTGGTATTGTTTTACCGCGGGCTGCACTGTCCTATTTGTAAAAAGCAATTACTGGATATGCAGGCACATGAGGATAAATTTAAAGAAGCGGGGATAAACGTGGTAGCCATAAGTATGGATGAAGAGGCACGGGCACGGAAAAGCCGTGCGGACTGGGGGCTGCAGGACTTAAAAATGGCTCACAGCCTGCCGGAAGAGGTAGCCAGAAAGTGGGGGCTCTACATATCCACCGCTGTAAAAGACGGGGAGCCGGAGGTGTTCTCCGAACCTGGCATGTTCATTCTAAGACCTGACGGGACTGTCTTTGGCCTGACGATACAGTCTATGCCCTTTACCCGCCCGGGGGGTGAGGAAGTGCTCAAAAGCCTGTCGTGGGTGGCGGAGAACGGCTATCCGGCGAGAGGAGTCGCATAG
- a CDS encoding polysaccharide deacetylase family protein — protein sequence MSKGIYLTIDDSPSAGFGRKLKYLHERNIPAVFFCRGDRLQKQLPDVLKAIQMGYVIGNHGYSHRHFSTLSPQACCREIDKTHELISKAYEACGIQAPPRLFRFPYGDKGDNRFGLHFYPFKEACLSGLKHFVRWRYQVANSMPGAMKSRILHRWEEEGRRKKIIIQQHLVGKGYTPPSFSIHYRFFKEFAEDADWLWTLDAEEWRYKYASQIPEEAGAELQDRLVMNDPPLAFGPVKEGHGMPNLLSDEVLLIHDHEETESLFYEIMDYLQGQHVTFLDPLSGR from the coding sequence ATGTCCAAAGGAATTTACCTGACCATAGATGACAGCCCTTCAGCAGGATTTGGGCGGAAGTTGAAATACCTGCACGAAAGGAATATCCCCGCTGTATTCTTTTGCCGCGGTGACCGGCTACAAAAGCAGTTGCCGGATGTACTGAAGGCGATACAGATGGGGTATGTGATAGGTAATCACGGGTACAGCCACCGTCATTTTTCTACACTAAGCCCGCAGGCCTGCTGCCGGGAAATTGATAAAACGCATGAGCTCATCAGCAAGGCATATGAAGCCTGTGGCATACAAGCCCCGCCGCGCCTGTTTCGTTTCCCATACGGTGATAAAGGGGATAACCGGTTTGGCCTGCATTTCTACCCTTTTAAAGAAGCCTGTCTGTCCGGACTTAAACATTTTGTGCGGTGGCGGTACCAGGTAGCCAATAGCATGCCCGGGGCTATGAAAAGCAGGATCCTCCACCGCTGGGAGGAAGAGGGCCGGCGAAAGAAGATCATTATCCAGCAGCACCTGGTAGGTAAAGGCTACACTCCCCCCTCATTTTCCATCCATTACCGGTTTTTCAAAGAATTTGCGGAAGATGCGGACTGGCTGTGGACGCTGGACGCAGAAGAGTGGCGGTATAAATACGCTTCGCAAATACCAGAAGAGGCAGGTGCTGAGCTACAGGACAGGCTGGTAATGAACGACCCACCGCTGGCTTTTGGTCCGGTAAAAGAGGGTCATGGCATGCCAAACCTGCTTTCGGATGAGGTGCTGCTGATCCATGATCATGAAGAGACCGAATCCCTGTTTTACGAAATTATGGATTACCTGCAGGGACAGCATGTTACCTTTCTGGATCCGCTATCAGGCAGGTAG
- a CDS encoding DUF4199 domain-containing protein — MKKRAIEIKWGLIFFVVALLWMVLEKGLGLHDKYISQHAIYTNLFAIPAILLYVFALLDKRRNFYYGHITYRQAFTSGAIITAIVMVLSPVSQLIVHYLITPDYFATVSKYAVSTGQMTPPEAENYFNLPSYMMQAIIGAAVLGLLTSALVALFVKRTTHRHPADVEYAGK; from the coding sequence ATGAAAAAGCGTGCGATCGAGATCAAATGGGGCCTTATCTTTTTTGTAGTGGCCCTGCTATGGATGGTACTGGAAAAGGGCCTGGGCCTCCACGATAAGTACATAAGCCAGCATGCCATCTATACCAACCTTTTTGCCATACCGGCCATCCTTCTCTATGTGTTTGCCCTGCTGGATAAGCGCAGGAATTTCTATTACGGCCATATAACTTACCGTCAGGCCTTTACAAGCGGGGCTATCATTACCGCCATTGTCATGGTCCTTAGTCCCGTAAGCCAGCTTATTGTACACTACCTCATCACACCCGACTACTTTGCTACGGTGAGTAAGTATGCCGTAAGCACAGGCCAGATGACCCCCCCGGAGGCAGAAAACTACTTTAACCTGCCCAGCTACATGATGCAGGCAATAATAGGTGCCGCCGTACTGGGGTTGCTTACCAGTGCACTGGTAGCCCTTTTTGTCAAGCGTACTACTCACCGCCACCCTGCAGACGTGGAATACGCAGGTAAGTAA